One genomic segment of Chloroflexota bacterium includes these proteins:
- a CDS encoding hydrogenase formation protein HypD, translated as MKLVSEFRQSELAAGLVRSIHRHAAKEARFMEFCGGHTVSIMKSGLRQLLPPVLTLTSGPGCPVCVTDNADLDKAIAIASLPDVIVASFGDMVRVPGSHSSLQDAKAAGADVRIVYS; from the coding sequence ATGAAGTTAGTCAGTGAATTTCGCCAGTCTGAGCTGGCCGCAGGCTTAGTCCGCAGCATCCACCGTCACGCTGCCAAAGAAGCACGTTTTATGGAATTCTGCGGCGGGCATACCGTGTCCATCATGAAGTCCGGTCTCCGCCAGTTGCTGCCTCCGGTGCTCACCCTTACCTCGGGGCCGGGCTGCCCGGTGTGCGTTACCGACAATGCCGACCTTGATAAAGCCATCGCCATCGCTTCGCTGCCCGATGTCATTGTTGCCTCCTTCGGCGATATGGTGAGGGTGCCCGGAAGCCATTCCAGCCTTCAGGATGCAAAAGCGGCGGGAGCGGACGTGCGCATTGTCTACTCG
- a CDS encoding HypC/HybG/HupF family hydrogenase formation chaperone, translating into MCLAIPVRIKSINGIEAEVEIGGITRKTSLMLTPEAKVGDYVLLHAGYAINILDQAEAEETLAIFAEMSELLEKE; encoded by the coding sequence GTGTGTCTGGCCATACCGGTACGAATTAAATCGATAAACGGAATCGAGGCCGAGGTTGAAATCGGCGGCATCACCCGAAAAACAAGCCTGATGCTCACCCCTGAGGCCAAGGTGGGTGACTATGTGCTCCTCCACGCCGGCTATGCCATCAACATCCTTGACCAGGCCGAAGCGGAGGAGACGCTGGCCATATTTGCCGAAATGAGCGAACTCCTGGAGAAGGAATGA